One window of the Acaryochloris sp. CCMEE 5410 genome contains the following:
- a CDS encoding DUF2808 domain-containing protein produces MMCLSILPTTLLGIVIAATQPYVIAANKQADVYRLAKQSTILIDGQNPGSGVIIGKQGNSYFVLTAEHVIETEDEYEIVTPDGARYRLDYNTVKKLPNVDLAIVSFTSDKSYSQAKMGNSDNVTEGDKVFIAGWPAPGKALPHVYQITSGEISGICPRPVARGYRLIYTNVTRAGMSGGPIFNESGEVIGIHGLAEGREVYQSGYEEYPIKTGFNLGIPINTFSRAAKRIDTNIAQLPNSPNSVSARPKVATQPAQISPSNASQTPPAPLQTTTKPAQLPTPPQVPPAPLQTTAKPAQLPTPPQVPPAPLQTTAKPAQLPTPPQVPPAPLQTTAKPAQLPTPPQVPPAPLQTTAKPAQLPTTSISPKIQPNPTTKLAELLDAPQIPPKTRGPQLSFAQAPRLVSSQSTSKNAKELGATYYFTIDVPASAKLPLQQINLTLKQGVEYPRFKAKAVNAFEGTPRNKGSELPLGLIVTDPPTRTLTVVFNSPVVPGKGVTIAVRPVRNPSVGTYQFEATAFPEGETAKGQFAGIGRFDFYRSSK; encoded by the coding sequence ATGATGTGTTTATCCATTCTACCGACAACACTTCTGGGCATAGTGATTGCAGCAACTCAACCTTATGTAATTGCGGCAAACAAACAAGCAGATGTTTATCGTTTAGCTAAACAAAGCACAATTCTGATCGATGGGCAAAATCCTGGTTCCGGCGTCATTATTGGTAAACAAGGAAATAGCTACTTTGTTCTGACTGCTGAGCACGTTATCGAAACAGAAGATGAATATGAGATAGTGACACCTGATGGTGCAAGATATCGCTTGGATTACAACACCGTTAAAAAGCTACCCAATGTTGATCTTGCTATTGTGTCATTCACAAGTGATAAAAGTTATTCCCAAGCGAAAATGGGCAATTCCGATAATGTCACAGAAGGGGATAAAGTATTCATTGCTGGTTGGCCTGCACCAGGAAAAGCTCTACCTCACGTTTATCAAATAACCAGTGGAGAAATCTCAGGTATTTGCCCTAGACCCGTTGCTAGAGGCTATCGGTTGATCTACACGAATGTCACTCGTGCCGGGATGAGTGGTGGACCCATTTTTAATGAGAGCGGTGAAGTCATCGGTATCCACGGGTTGGCTGAAGGCAGAGAGGTATACCAGTCAGGATATGAAGAATACCCCATTAAAACTGGATTTAATCTTGGTATTCCGATCAACACATTTTCTAGAGCAGCTAAACGAATAGATACCAATATTGCTCAATTGCCTAATTCTCCTAATTCGGTATCAGCACGTCCAAAAGTTGCGACTCAACCAGCTCAAATATCTCCTTCTAACGCTTCTCAAACACCACCTGCTCCTCTGCAAACTACGACTAAGCCAGCTCAGCTCCCCACCCCACCACAAGTACCACCTGCTCCTCTGCAAACTACAGCTAAGCCAGCTCAGCTCCCCACCCCACCACAAGTACCACCTGCTCCTCTGCAAACTACAGCTAAGCCAGCTCAGCTCCCCACCCCACCACAAGTACCACCTGCTCCTCTGCAAACTACAGCTAAGCCAGCTCAACTCCCCACCCCACCACAAGTACCACCTGCTCCTCTGCAAACTACAGCTAAGCCAGCTCAACTTCCCACCACTTCCATAAGTCCAAAGATTCAACCGAATCCAACAACTAAGTTAGCTGAATTACTGGATGCTCCCCAGATTCCACCTAAAACGCGCGGTCCACAACTTTCTTTTGCCCAAGCACCTAGATTAGTTAGCTCGCAATCAACAAGTAAAAATGCCAAAGAATTAGGTGCAACTTATTACTTCACTATTGATGTTCCAGCATCAGCTAAATTACCACTTCAGCAAATTAACTTAACTCTTAAGCAGGGCGTTGAATATCCAAGATTTAAAGCTAAAGCAGTAAATGCTTTTGAAGGAACACCAAGAAATAAAGGCTCAGAATTACCTCTAGGACTTATCGTTACAGACCCTCCCACCAGAACTCTCACTGTTGTTTTTAATTCACCAGTAGTCCCTGGGAAAGGAGTTACTATCGCCGTTCGACCCGTTAGAAATCCTTCAGTTGGTACTTATCAATTTGAGGCAACTGCTTTCCCAGAAGGAGAAACTGCTAAAGGGCAGTTTGCAGGCATTGGAAGATTCGATTTTTACAGAAGTTCCAAGTAA
- a CDS encoding tetratricopeptide repeat protein produces the protein MSYGPRLLYRTPLAFLLGLLACNIVAIEPATAEPLLSQSILSGEQNSNANYLFQQGIKQFEVRQYQAALQSWLKALKIYQALKSDDGELKTRNNLGLTYSNLGQHNKAIEFYGQSLAIAQKIGDHNFEANLLNNLGLAYYSQKQYLKAISYHKKSLITANQGSIENIKADILNNLGNASYANQGYREAFKYYLKSLELQKKTGNREAEAKALNNLGNSAYALGEYQKSIDFYEKFISIRNSAKQDTTLFSNLGNAYTSVGQYSKAIEQYQQLLTLIGKTDNEAKAKVLNDIGNVFFSLGQFEKSMAYYQKLLEVTRKLGNQESEAKALNNLGLASYSLDKHQNALEYYQQALAITRQLGNTKSEVKTLNNLGLVSYSLKKYPKAIEYYLQSLTIARQTGEQAIEVNSLHNLGNATYALGQYAKALEYYQQSLSVARQLGDYKVEVSSLNSLGNTYDSLGQYQKAIEFYRQASELKQTKLGEQQ, from the coding sequence ATGAGCTATGGTCCTAGACTACTCTACAGAACACCATTAGCATTTTTACTTGGATTGCTTGCATGTAACATCGTTGCTATTGAACCAGCAACAGCTGAGCCCCTTTTATCGCAATCAATTCTTTCAGGAGAACAAAATTCAAATGCTAATTACCTTTTTCAGCAAGGTATTAAGCAGTTTGAAGTTCGCCAATACCAAGCTGCCTTACAATCATGGTTAAAAGCACTAAAAATTTACCAAGCTCTCAAGAGTGATGACGGTGAACTAAAGACTCGGAACAATCTCGGGCTTACCTACTCTAATTTAGGCCAGCACAATAAGGCTATTGAGTTCTATGGACAGTCACTAGCAATTGCACAAAAAATTGGAGACCATAATTTTGAAGCTAATTTACTCAACAATTTGGGTTTAGCTTATTACTCACAAAAGCAATATCTCAAGGCAATTAGCTATCACAAGAAATCATTAATCACTGCCAATCAAGGCAGTATTGAAAACATTAAAGCTGATATATTAAATAACCTGGGCAATGCTTCATATGCAAATCAAGGATATAGAGAAGCTTTTAAGTATTATCTCAAGTCTTTAGAACTCCAGAAAAAGACCGGCAATCGTGAGGCTGAAGCAAAAGCCCTTAACAATCTAGGGAATTCAGCATATGCATTGGGCGAGTATCAAAAATCTATCGATTTTTACGAAAAATTTATTTCTATTAGAAATAGTGCGAAGCAAGACACAACCCTATTTTCTAACTTAGGAAACGCTTATACTTCAGTCGGTCAATACTCTAAAGCAATCGAACAGTACCAGCAACTGTTAACACTCATTGGCAAGACTGATAATGAAGCGAAGGCTAAAGTTTTAAACGACATCGGCAATGTCTTTTTTTCATTAGGCCAATTCGAAAAATCAATGGCATATTATCAAAAGCTTTTAGAAGTTACACGTAAACTCGGCAATCAAGAAAGTGAAGCAAAAGCTCTCAATAATCTGGGGCTTGCATCATATTCTCTGGATAAACACCAAAATGCTTTGGAATACTATCAACAAGCTTTGGCTATCACTCGCCAGCTTGGCAATACAAAAAGTGAAGTGAAAACTCTCAATAATCTGGGGCTTGTGTCATATTCTTTAAAAAAATACCCAAAAGCAATTGAATATTACTTACAGTCCTTGACCATTGCTCGTCAAACGGGTGAACAAGCAATCGAGGTAAATTCTTTGCATAATTTAGGCAATGCTACCTATGCATTAGGTCAATATGCAAAAGCACTTGAATACTATCAGCAGTCTTTATCAGTTGCTCGGCAGCTTGGTGATTATAAAGTTGAAGTTTCTTCATTGAACAGCTTGGGTAACACGTATGATTCTCTTGGTCAGTATCAAAAAGCCATTGAATTCTATCGCCAAGCTTCAGAATTAAAACAGACAAAATTAGGAGAGCAACAATAG
- a CDS encoding TIGR04222 domain-containing membrane protein, protein MNTDQKALYKRIQDFSVDHPNSEFPLSQRLAQENGWTIDYTHQAISEYKKFTFLAVVTDHPVAPSDPVDQVWHLHLLYTHSYWDEFCPNVLQQSLHHGPTQGGRTEQEKFQDWYAKTLSSYVTFFGEPPRNIWSSPEERFKTHTAFVRIDTNASWILPKLWSTLNLSWLIPCAIVLLGLTAYTPLSSINTWNPLNFNGPEFLRFYLVVIAVGIATALSLRFYLQQPEPIGSASPELDIYEAAYLAEGSYRAVNTAIVNLVQRGQVQLDQQSRSLELLANFHESNHALEQAIRQAIATDNNIEHVQTSVLPIAMEISRDLEGRGILLDERQSKQFRLYPASVIFAVLLLGTSKCFIGIERHKPIGYLMLLCLAVLYVGFMFLAKRFLYRSRLGNRLLNALRTQYSHFRRKKRAEESSQSLPEHVMAFALFGSSVLAGSSLADMGKVLAPISPLRTSRFSDSSGCAGGCNSCGSGCGSSCGSGCGGGCGGCGGG, encoded by the coding sequence ATGAATACTGATCAGAAAGCCCTCTATAAAAGGATTCAAGACTTTTCAGTCGATCACCCTAATAGTGAATTCCCGTTGAGTCAGCGCTTGGCCCAGGAAAATGGTTGGACGATTGACTATACTCACCAAGCCATCAGCGAGTACAAAAAGTTCACTTTTTTAGCAGTTGTGACCGATCATCCCGTTGCCCCTTCTGATCCTGTCGATCAAGTCTGGCATCTACACCTGCTTTACACCCACTCTTATTGGGATGAGTTTTGCCCCAATGTTTTGCAGCAGTCCCTCCATCATGGCCCAACCCAAGGAGGGAGAACAGAACAGGAAAAATTTCAGGATTGGTATGCAAAAACCCTTAGCAGCTATGTAACCTTCTTTGGCGAACCTCCCAGAAACATCTGGTCATCCCCTGAAGAGCGATTTAAAACCCACACCGCCTTCGTCCGAATCGATACCAATGCTTCATGGATTCTGCCAAAACTCTGGTCGACTCTCAACCTAAGTTGGCTTATTCCTTGCGCGATTGTACTGCTGGGGTTAACGGCTTATACGCCTCTGTCGTCCATAAATACGTGGAATCCTCTTAACTTTAATGGCCCTGAATTTCTTCGCTTTTACCTTGTGGTCATAGCAGTGGGTATCGCCACTGCATTGAGCCTGCGTTTCTATCTGCAACAACCTGAACCCATTGGCTCTGCTTCGCCAGAACTTGATATCTATGAGGCCGCATATTTAGCGGAGGGGAGTTATCGAGCTGTTAATACTGCAATTGTAAATCTTGTGCAGCGGGGGCAAGTACAGCTAGACCAGCAGTCTCGATCTTTAGAATTGCTAGCAAACTTCCATGAAAGCAATCATGCTTTGGAACAGGCGATTCGGCAAGCGATCGCAACGGATAACAACATCGAGCATGTTCAAACATCTGTTCTGCCGATCGCCATGGAAATTTCTCGAGATCTAGAAGGCCGGGGCATTCTTTTAGATGAGAGACAATCCAAACAGTTTCGACTCTATCCTGCAAGTGTAATCTTTGCAGTTCTGTTACTGGGAACCAGTAAATGTTTCATTGGGATAGAACGTCATAAACCGATTGGCTACCTTATGCTGTTATGTTTGGCGGTGCTGTATGTAGGCTTTATGTTTCTAGCCAAGCGATTCCTTTATCGCAGCCGATTGGGTAACCGTCTTCTCAATGCCTTGCGGACACAATACTCACACTTCAGACGAAAGAAAAGAGCTGAAGAATCATCCCAAAGCTTACCGGAGCATGTAATGGCTTTTGCTTTATTTGGTTCGAGCGTATTGGCTGGAAGTTCGTTGGCAGATATGGGCAAAGTCTTAGCACCTATTTCACCTCTAAGAACCAGCAGATTTAGTGATTCTAGTGGCTGTGCTGGTGGCTGTAATAGTTGTGGTAGCGGGTGCGGGAGTAGCTGTGGCAGTGGATGTGGTGGCGGTTGTGGTGGCTGCGGGGGAGGTTAA
- a CDS encoding M48 family metallopeptidase: protein MSGATDGVAIEQVKLLPVLSETSEISSRQPSKHIYLSSPPRSQTDSSTSTLAVAQANRSLSQSEEIADDPSLLSEPDEASGQRDTRPDKGEADKQPPSEDKGEADDQTSKSSEEEARLKVLIEADRLYQSGQIEAATALYQQAKRPFSDRAMAEPLAEPMQDPAQLPPGGRVYWREAQAGSELQLKTRIFVPLRLLVKEYPEFVPGHLRLAEELVGDDKNDEALGVMARAAALYPNQPELQKGLMQQQTQVKQWLEASITARQFSLLNPDHPEAPEFARLSEEYQDRFRARLRTQITNNTIGSFITGALGIAITGSPIPGLSALQTSILLLRGESAVGDAIANRAKRQLPLIENPDVQDYIDRIAQKLTPIAGREFNYQFYVVNNEKLNAFALPGGKIFINGGAILKSNSEAELAGLIAHELAHAVLSHGFQIATESAEAGGLTRLIPYVGGLFTSVVVADYSREMERQADVLGTRLLASANYAADGLRNLMVTLGKEDKPFVAPWFSTHPGSLERVQYLETLITDNGYNRYAYEGIEEHQRIQALVRAELKKAKEEEEQSEESSAQSESDTPPTDSDTTNDTNSDTESKSSVTSPPEGGPSVEEPQTNPRENTPKSSVEAPTSDPVTNQPATTEPSEPK, encoded by the coding sequence ATGAGTGGAGCTACGGATGGGGTAGCGATTGAGCAGGTTAAATTATTGCCTGTATTATCAGAAACTTCAGAGATCAGTTCGCGCCAACCATCCAAACATATCTATTTATCTTCTCCACCCCGGAGTCAGACTGATAGTTCAACCTCGACTTTAGCTGTAGCTCAGGCCAATCGTAGTCTATCTCAGTCTGAAGAGATAGCTGATGATCCCTCACTCTTATCTGAACCTGATGAAGCATCTGGTCAGAGAGATACGAGGCCTGATAAAGGTGAGGCAGATAAGCAGCCTCCATCCGAGGATAAAGGGGAGGCAGATGATCAAACATCAAAGTCTTCGGAGGAGGAAGCTAGGCTAAAGGTGTTGATCGAGGCTGATCGGCTGTATCAATCGGGTCAAATTGAAGCTGCTACAGCTCTCTATCAGCAGGCGAAACGCCCATTCTCAGATCGTGCAATGGCCGAACCTCTGGCTGAGCCGATGCAGGATCCAGCTCAATTGCCACCTGGTGGCCGAGTGTATTGGCGAGAAGCTCAAGCCGGTTCTGAACTCCAGCTGAAAACAAGAATTTTTGTGCCCCTGAGACTGTTGGTGAAGGAGTATCCCGAATTTGTACCCGGACATTTGCGGCTGGCAGAGGAATTAGTTGGGGATGACAAAAATGATGAGGCTTTAGGGGTAATGGCGCGGGCTGCTGCACTTTATCCCAATCAGCCTGAGTTGCAAAAAGGACTCATGCAACAGCAAACTCAGGTTAAACAATGGCTAGAGGCTTCAATTACAGCCCGCCAGTTTTCGCTGTTGAATCCCGATCATCCAGAAGCCCCGGAGTTTGCACGCTTATCGGAGGAATACCAGGATCGCTTCCGAGCCCGTCTGCGCACACAGATTACGAACAATACGATTGGTAGTTTTATTACGGGGGCTTTGGGGATTGCGATTACAGGGAGCCCGATACCTGGTTTGTCCGCTTTGCAGACTTCCATCCTGTTGTTGAGGGGAGAGTCAGCAGTGGGAGATGCGATCGCAAATCGAGCCAAACGTCAACTCCCTCTTATAGAGAACCCAGACGTTCAAGACTATATCGATCGAATTGCCCAAAAACTAACACCAATAGCCGGGCGGGAGTTCAACTACCAGTTTTATGTCGTTAATAACGAAAAACTCAATGCGTTTGCATTGCCTGGAGGCAAAATCTTTATTAATGGCGGCGCCATCCTCAAAAGCAACTCGGAAGCTGAGTTAGCGGGATTGATTGCCCATGAACTGGCTCATGCGGTTCTCTCCCATGGATTTCAAATCGCCACGGAAAGCGCGGAAGCCGGTGGACTGACTCGATTAATTCCTTATGTGGGTGGATTATTTACTAGCGTAGTAGTGGCTGACTATAGCCGGGAGATGGAACGACAGGCAGATGTTTTAGGAACTCGCCTTTTAGCGTCTGCGAACTATGCAGCAGATGGTCTTCGTAATTTGATGGTGACCTTAGGTAAGGAAGATAAACCCTTCGTTGCCCCGTGGTTCTCGACTCATCCTGGTAGCTTGGAGCGGGTTCAGTACCTCGAAACTTTAATTACGGACAATGGCTATAATCGCTATGCCTATGAAGGTATTGAGGAGCATCAGCGGATTCAAGCGTTGGTGCGAGCCGAACTTAAAAAAGCCAAGGAGGAAGAGGAACAATCAGAAGAATCTTCGGCGCAATCTGAGAGTGATACCCCTCCAACCGATAGCGATACCACAAACGATACCAACTCTGATACGGAATCGAAATCCTCTGTTACTTCCCCACCAGAAGGGGGTCCATCAGTCGAAGAACCACAAACTAACCCTAGGGAGAATACACCTAAATCATCTGTAGAAGCTCCAACCTCTGATCCGGTAACAAATCAACCGGCAACGACTGAGCCATCAGAGCCAAAATAA
- the lepA gene encoding translation elongation factor 4, producing MTDVPVSRIRNFSIIAHIDHGKSTLADRLLQTTGTVADREMKEQFLDNMELERERGITIKLQAARMAYQASDKEDYVLNLIDTPGHVDFSYEVSRSLAACEGALLVVDASQGVEAQTLANVYLAIEHDLEIIPVLNKIDLPGAEPDRVKQEIEEIVGLDCSGAILASAKTGIGIEEILESIVHLVPPPEDTTQKPLRALIFDSYYDLYRGVVVYFRVMDGTVKKGDRVRLMASGKEYDVDELGVLSPTQVQVDELHAGEVGYIAAAIKAVEDARVGDTITLAKAQAAEPLPGYVEAKPMVFCGMFPTDADQFPDLRDALERLKLNDAALNYEPETSSAMGFGFRCGFLGLLHMEIVQERLEREYNLDLIITAPSVVYRITTLKGETLLIDNPSSLPDPQHREKIEEPFVQVDMITPEEYVGTLMELGQSRRGTFKDMKYLTPGRTTLVYELPLAEVVTDFFDQMKSRSRGYASMEYHLIGYRENPLVKLDILINADPVDSLAAIVHRDKAYYTGRALVSKLRELIPRHQFKIPIQAAIGAKVIASESIPALRKDVLAKCYGGDVSRKRKLLEKQKAGKKRMKSVGRVDVPQEAFMAVLRITDE from the coding sequence ATGACTGATGTTCCTGTCTCTCGTATTCGAAATTTTTCCATCATTGCCCACATCGACCACGGGAAGTCGACCCTAGCGGATCGCCTGTTGCAAACCACCGGCACTGTGGCTGATCGAGAGATGAAAGAACAGTTTCTCGACAATATGGAACTAGAGCGAGAGCGGGGAATTACGATTAAGCTCCAAGCGGCCCGTATGGCCTACCAAGCATCTGACAAGGAAGATTACGTCCTTAATTTGATTGATACTCCTGGGCATGTTGATTTCTCCTATGAAGTCTCCCGATCTCTGGCCGCCTGTGAAGGTGCTCTGTTGGTGGTGGATGCGTCTCAAGGGGTAGAAGCACAAACGTTAGCCAATGTTTATCTCGCCATCGAACATGACTTAGAAATCATTCCGGTCCTCAACAAAATTGATTTACCCGGCGCTGAACCGGATCGGGTCAAGCAAGAGATTGAAGAGATTGTCGGCTTAGACTGTAGCGGAGCCATTCTGGCATCTGCCAAAACCGGAATCGGCATTGAAGAGATTCTGGAATCCATCGTCCATTTGGTCCCCCCACCGGAAGATACAACTCAAAAGCCTTTGCGAGCCTTGATTTTTGATAGCTATTACGATCTATATCGAGGGGTCGTGGTTTATTTTCGCGTGATGGATGGCACTGTCAAAAAAGGCGATCGCGTTCGCCTAATGGCATCCGGCAAGGAATACGACGTTGATGAATTAGGGGTACTGTCCCCCACCCAAGTCCAAGTGGACGAATTGCATGCTGGGGAAGTGGGTTACATTGCTGCTGCGATTAAAGCCGTTGAGGATGCCCGAGTCGGTGACACGATTACCCTAGCCAAAGCCCAAGCAGCTGAACCGCTACCTGGCTATGTAGAAGCTAAACCCATGGTATTTTGCGGCATGTTTCCCACTGATGCCGATCAATTCCCAGATTTACGAGATGCTTTAGAGCGTCTCAAACTCAATGACGCAGCGTTGAATTATGAACCTGAAACCTCTAGTGCCATGGGATTTGGGTTTCGGTGTGGGTTCTTAGGCCTCCTGCATATGGAAATCGTGCAAGAGCGCCTGGAACGAGAATATAACTTGGATTTGATCATTACGGCTCCCTCTGTGGTTTATCGGATCACGACCCTTAAGGGCGAAACCTTGCTGATCGATAACCCTAGCTCCCTCCCAGACCCTCAACATCGCGAAAAAATCGAGGAACCGTTTGTTCAGGTCGATATGATTACCCCTGAAGAATATGTCGGCACTCTGATGGAGCTAGGTCAGAGCCGTCGTGGTACCTTCAAAGACATGAAATATCTCACCCCAGGGCGAACGACCCTGGTATACGAGTTGCCCTTAGCTGAAGTGGTCACTGACTTCTTTGATCAGATGAAGTCTCGTTCTCGCGGATATGCCAGCATGGAATATCACTTGATTGGCTATCGTGAAAATCCCCTGGTCAAGTTAGATATATTGATTAACGCCGATCCCGTTGATTCCCTAGCGGCGATTGTCCATCGAGATAAGGCGTATTACACAGGGCGCGCTTTGGTGAGTAAGCTACGAGAGCTAATTCCCAGACATCAATTTAAGATTCCGATACAAGCTGCGATTGGAGCTAAGGTGATTGCCAGTGAAAGCATTCCAGCGCTTAGAAAAGACGTATTAGCGAAATGCTATGGTGGCGACGTTTCTCGAAAGCGCAAGCTCCTAGAAAAGCAAAAGGCAGGTAAAAAGCGAATGAAGTCCGTGGGACGAGTTGATGTTCCCCAAGAAGCCTTTATGGCTGTTCTGAGGATTACGGATGAATAA
- the ruvC gene encoding crossover junction endodeoxyribonuclease RuvC produces the protein MTKKILGLDPGLASLGFGVICTESDSIGLLDFGIIQTPAKTDIGERLQIIYEDLHQVLNTHQPDVVAIEKLFFYRMGNTILVAQARGVVLLVLAQHQLPIIEYTPAQIKLALTGYGAADKIAVQEAVARELCLDCLPRPDDAADALAVALTAWFQR, from the coding sequence GTGACAAAAAAAATTTTGGGTTTAGATCCGGGATTAGCGTCCTTAGGCTTCGGGGTGATTTGTACAGAGTCTGATAGCATTGGACTCCTTGACTTTGGAATTATCCAAACACCAGCCAAAACAGATATTGGGGAACGATTGCAGATTATTTATGAGGACTTACATCAAGTTCTCAACACCCATCAGCCTGATGTGGTGGCGATAGAAAAACTTTTCTTCTATCGCATGGGCAATACAATTTTGGTAGCCCAAGCTCGTGGGGTTGTCTTGCTGGTCTTAGCACAGCATCAGCTTCCCATTATTGAATACACACCGGCCCAGATTAAGTTGGCTCTAACTGGATATGGCGCAGCAGATAAGATTGCTGTGCAAGAAGCCGTTGCCAGAGAACTCTGCTTAGATTGCTTGCCTCGGCCAGATGACGCGGCAGATGCCCTAGCAGTTGCCCTGACCGCATGGTTTCAGCGATAA
- the menB gene encoding 1,4-dihydroxy-2-naphthoyl-CoA synthase has translation MSFSWQSVKSYQDILYHKADGIAKITINRPHKRNAFRPQTIFELYDAFIDAREDPSLGVILLTGAGPHTDGKYAFCSGGDQSIRGEAGYVGDDGVPRLNVLDLQRLIRSIPKVVIALVAGYAIGGGHVLHLICDLSIAADNAIFGQTGPKVGSFDGGFGASYLARVVGQKKAREIWFLCRQYDAQAALSMGLVNTVVPVAELEAEGIQWAQEILQKSPLAIRCLKAAFNADCDGQAGIQELAGNATLLFYMNEESAEGKNAFLEKRDPNFRQFPWRP, from the coding sequence ATGTCTTTCTCTTGGCAATCCGTCAAATCCTATCAAGATATCCTGTATCACAAAGCTGACGGCATTGCCAAAATTACCATTAATCGGCCCCATAAACGGAACGCCTTTCGGCCCCAAACGATTTTTGAACTTTATGATGCTTTTATCGACGCTCGAGAAGACCCGAGCCTTGGGGTTATTCTGCTCACTGGGGCCGGTCCCCATACAGATGGTAAATATGCGTTTTGCTCTGGTGGGGACCAAAGTATTCGAGGGGAAGCGGGCTATGTCGGCGATGATGGCGTTCCCCGCCTGAATGTTCTCGATCTCCAACGGTTAATTCGATCGATCCCTAAAGTCGTCATTGCTCTTGTCGCAGGATATGCCATTGGTGGCGGACATGTCTTGCACTTGATCTGTGATCTATCCATTGCGGCAGACAATGCCATTTTTGGCCAAACTGGCCCCAAAGTGGGCAGCTTTGATGGCGGTTTTGGGGCGAGCTATCTAGCCCGGGTGGTGGGCCAAAAGAAGGCCCGAGAAATATGGTTTCTCTGCCGCCAATACGATGCCCAAGCAGCCTTATCGATGGGCTTAGTGAATACGGTCGTTCCAGTCGCAGAACTCGAAGCGGAAGGGATTCAGTGGGCTCAAGAGATTTTGCAGAAAAGTCCGTTGGCCATCCGCTGTCTTAAAGCTGCTTTTAACGCAGATTGTGATGGGCAGGCCGGTATTCAAGAATTGGCTGGGAATGCCACGTTGTTGTTTTACATGAATGAAGAAAGTGCAGAGGGGAAAAATGCCTTTCTCGAAAAACGCGATCCGAATTTTCGGCAATTTCCTTGGCGGCCTTGA
- the xth gene encoding exodeoxyribonuclease III — MKIASWNVNSIRTRLEHVLDWLYAQSIDILCLQETKVIDEDFPKASFEEEGYQVYVSGQKAYNGVALISRTTLSEVSSGFTPLLGPDLTQQYDQQKRLITGIISPGVRILNLYVPNGSEIDSDKYVYKLEWLELLHHYVEKLLSQDPQHLLICGDFNIALDDRDMHDPSKRETHIMSTDRERQALQKVLALGLEDVFRKFNSKSEQFSWWNYRAGSFQRNKGWRIDHHYLTPTLYEQATACTIDAAPRRLPKPSDHAPVVVEIDTQNL; from the coding sequence ATGAAAATTGCTAGCTGGAATGTAAATTCTATCCGAACACGCTTGGAGCATGTTTTGGACTGGTTGTATGCCCAATCGATAGATATTTTATGTCTGCAGGAAACGAAGGTTATTGATGAGGACTTCCCGAAAGCCTCTTTTGAAGAAGAAGGTTACCAAGTCTATGTTTCAGGGCAAAAAGCTTATAACGGCGTAGCTTTAATCAGTCGGACGACTCTTTCTGAGGTCAGTTCTGGGTTCACCCCCTTACTGGGTCCAGACTTGACTCAGCAGTATGACCAACAAAAACGGCTGATCACGGGGATCATTTCACCAGGGGTTCGCATTTTGAATCTTTATGTTCCCAATGGCTCGGAAATAGACAGTGATAAATATGTCTACAAATTAGAGTGGCTGGAGCTATTACACCACTATGTTGAGAAGTTGCTATCTCAAGATCCCCAGCATCTTCTCATCTGTGGTGATTTTAATATTGCTCTAGACGATCGAGATATGCATGATCCATCCAAGCGGGAGACCCATATTATGTCTACTGATCGGGAGCGACAGGCTTTGCAAAAGGTTCTGGCCCTTGGATTAGAAGATGTCTTCCGAAAGTTCAACTCTAAGTCCGAGCAGTTTAGCTGGTGGAATTATCGGGCAGGTTCTTTTCAACGGAATAAGGGTTGGCGGATTGACCATCATTATTTAACGCCGACGCTATATGAACAGGCAACGGCTTGCACAATTGATGCAGCCCCTCGTCGGTTACCCAAACCGAGCGATCATGCTCCTGTGGTGGTCGAGATCGATACTCAAAATTTATAG